One stretch of Clavibacter michiganensis DNA includes these proteins:
- a CDS encoding DNA-3-methyladenine glycosylase, which translates to MIDAAFFARDAVEVAPALLGAVLSRDSEEGRVAVRLTEVEAYRGVGEDPGSHAFRGKRARNATMFGPPGHLYAYFTYGMHTCANVVCGPEGTSAGVLLRAGEVVEGIELARIRRGAAVRDRDLARGPARLAVALGIPLSDDGAPLDAAPYGLVLPDVTLALPASGPRVGVSGPGGSGELFPWRFWVPGDPTVSPYRAHVPRIRR; encoded by the coding sequence GTGATCGACGCGGCCTTCTTCGCGCGCGACGCGGTCGAGGTGGCACCCGCCCTCCTCGGCGCGGTCCTGTCGCGCGACTCCGAGGAGGGCCGCGTCGCCGTGCGCCTCACCGAGGTGGAGGCCTACCGCGGGGTGGGCGAGGATCCCGGCTCGCACGCGTTCCGGGGGAAGCGCGCGCGCAACGCGACCATGTTCGGCCCGCCCGGCCACCTCTACGCGTACTTCACGTACGGCATGCACACGTGCGCGAACGTCGTCTGCGGACCCGAGGGGACGAGCGCCGGCGTGCTGCTCCGCGCGGGCGAGGTCGTCGAGGGCATCGAGCTGGCGCGGATCCGACGGGGCGCCGCCGTCCGCGACCGCGACCTGGCGCGCGGCCCCGCGCGCCTGGCGGTGGCGCTCGGCATCCCGCTCTCCGACGACGGCGCGCCGCTCGACGCGGCGCCCTACGGGCTCGTGCTGCCGGACGTGACGCTCGCGCTGCCGGCGTCGGGTCCGCGTGTGGGCGTGTCCGGTCCGGGCGGATCCGGCGAGCTCTTCCCCTGGCGCTTCTGGGTGCCGGGCGATCCGACGGTCTCGCCGTATCGCGCGCACGTCCCGCGCATCCGCCGCTGA
- a CDS encoding tetratricopeptide repeat protein, with product MRPRHEDPEIPEDVKPGDLDRVARNELKTLSKDNAEGVAQHLVMAARLIEEDPELAHRHATSAARRAGRIAVVRESLAITAYAVGDYALALRELRTYRRISGKNDQLALMVDSERGQGRPDKALELGRSVPKETLPAAEQVALAIAMSGARLDLGQTEAALDELSIAQLNRDVAYSYSADLFHAYAEVLEELGRSEEADAWRQRADAAEAAFADPDEGWDDMVEVVEEELEGEDPRDDDSAYEDSGMASVDEGSSADAVSTSADPDEDGVPTPPSEDGDSADIAIDVDDELDADAHDHADADADADAPSPGGSDADDAGEADRDVR from the coding sequence GTGCGTCCGCGTCACGAGGACCCCGAGATCCCCGAGGACGTGAAGCCGGGAGACCTCGATCGCGTCGCCCGGAACGAGCTGAAGACCCTGAGCAAGGACAACGCCGAGGGCGTCGCGCAGCACCTCGTGATGGCAGCCCGGCTCATCGAGGAGGACCCGGAGCTCGCGCACCGGCACGCCACCTCGGCGGCGCGCCGCGCGGGGCGCATCGCGGTGGTCCGGGAGTCGCTGGCCATCACGGCGTACGCCGTCGGCGACTACGCGCTCGCGCTCCGCGAGCTCCGGACGTACCGGCGCATCTCCGGGAAGAACGACCAGCTCGCGCTCATGGTCGACAGCGAGCGCGGCCAGGGACGCCCGGACAAGGCGCTGGAGCTGGGGCGGTCGGTGCCGAAGGAGACGCTGCCGGCGGCGGAGCAGGTCGCTCTCGCGATCGCGATGTCCGGCGCGCGCCTCGACCTCGGTCAGACCGAGGCGGCGCTCGACGAGCTGTCGATCGCCCAGCTGAACCGCGACGTGGCCTACTCGTACAGCGCGGATCTCTTCCACGCCTACGCGGAGGTGCTCGAGGAGCTGGGCCGTTCCGAGGAGGCCGACGCCTGGCGTCAGCGGGCGGATGCGGCAGAGGCGGCGTTCGCGGATCCCGACGAGGGCTGGGACGACATGGTCGAGGTCGTCGAGGAGGAGCTCGAGGGCGAGGACCCCCGGGATGATGACTCCGCGTACGAAGATTCCGGCATGGCGAGCGTCGACGAGGGATCGTCGGCGGACGCGGTCTCGACCTCCGCGGATCCCGACGAGGACGGCGTGCCGACTCCGCCGAGCGAGGACGGGGACAGCGCGGACATCGCGATCGACGTCGACGACGAGCTCGACGCCGATGCGCATGATCACGCCGACGCCGACGCCGACGCCGACGCCCCCTCGCCCGGCGGCTCCGACGCCGACGACGCCGGGGAGGCGGACCGCGATGTTCGCTAG
- a CDS encoding NAD kinase, which produces MAGPARHILVVSHTGRRDSIDAALSVCAQLAEEDVHLVLTADEKADILPFAPEMQGVAVLGEDVQTADLEIVIVLGGDGTILRSAEIVRGTSVPLLGVNLGHVGFLAESEREDLTATVRRVLDRDYTVEERMTLDVTLKVGADIVYRTWALNEATVEKASRERMLEVVVEIDGRPLASYGCDGMVVSTPTGSTAYAFSAGGPIVWPSLEAMLVVPLSPHTLFARSLVVGPESTVAVEVLSRTSGSGVLWCDGRRTRDMPPGARVETRRSDIPVRLARLKQSPFTDRLVNKFELPVTGWRGPVDRD; this is translated from the coding sequence GTGGCTGGACCCGCGAGGCACATCCTGGTCGTGTCCCACACGGGACGGCGCGACTCCATCGACGCGGCGCTCAGCGTGTGCGCGCAGCTGGCCGAGGAGGACGTGCACCTCGTGCTCACGGCCGACGAGAAGGCCGACATCCTGCCCTTCGCGCCCGAGATGCAGGGCGTCGCCGTGCTCGGGGAGGACGTGCAGACGGCGGACCTCGAGATCGTCATCGTCCTCGGCGGGGACGGCACGATCCTGCGCTCGGCCGAGATCGTGCGTGGCACCTCGGTGCCGCTGCTGGGCGTGAACCTCGGGCACGTGGGCTTCCTGGCCGAGAGCGAGCGGGAGGACCTCACGGCCACCGTGCGCCGCGTGCTCGACCGCGACTACACCGTCGAGGAGCGCATGACGCTCGACGTCACGCTCAAGGTCGGCGCCGACATCGTCTACCGCACCTGGGCGCTCAACGAGGCGACCGTGGAGAAGGCCAGCCGCGAGCGCATGCTCGAGGTCGTCGTGGAGATCGACGGCCGGCCGCTCGCGTCGTACGGCTGCGACGGCATGGTCGTGTCGACCCCCACGGGATCCACCGCGTACGCGTTCTCGGCCGGCGGCCCCATCGTGTGGCCGAGCCTCGAGGCCATGCTCGTGGTGCCGCTCAGCCCGCACACGCTCTTCGCCCGCTCGCTCGTCGTGGGTCCCGAGTCCACGGTCGCCGTCGAGGTGCTCAGCCGCACCTCCGGCTCCGGCGTGCTGTGGTGCGACGGACGCCGCACGCGCGACATGCCGCCCGGCGCGCGCGTCGAGACCCGCCGCTCGGACATCCCCGTGCGCCTCGCGCGCCTCAAGCAGTCGCCGTTCACCGACCGCCTCGTGAACAAGTTCGAGCTGCCGGTCACCGGCTGGAGGGGGCCGGTCGACCGTGATTGA
- the recN gene encoding DNA repair protein RecN: protein MIEEITIRDLGVIGQATLPLGPGFTAVTGETGAGKTMVVTALGLLLGARADSGAVRQGSERAVVEGRWIIAADGPVPERVRDAGGDVDPFGDGTRGELIVTRQLSSEGRSRASVGGRGAPAALLTEIGEQLVVVHGQSDQMRLRSSTAQRQALDRFAGSALAPVLGEYQEVFRRWQSARAELDRLVTEQDARTREAEELRTAIDAIEAVAPQPGEDEELRERIDRLTNLEDLRAAASAAHELMSSEDASGEMADAASVLDTAHRRLDRVAAHDPGLAEIIESLDSARILVAEIAVQLSGYLAGLDADGARELETLQDRRAELAALTRAHGPTVEDALAFLDTGSARLLELDGDTDRIDLLRVEVERDEQLVGELAARVTAVREEAGVRLAAAVTTELGALAMADASLDVRVSPREEPALSGADRVEILLRPHAGAEARPLGRGASGGELSRVMLAIEVVVAGDDPVPTFVFDEVDAGVGGAAAIEIGRRLARLAERAQVIVVTHLAQVAAFSTNHLRVVKGGDGQVTASSVTQLEGDARIQEMARLLSGLPDSESGLAHARELVETAASLR from the coding sequence GTGATTGAGGAGATCACCATCCGCGACCTCGGGGTGATCGGCCAGGCCACGCTGCCGCTCGGGCCCGGATTCACGGCCGTCACCGGCGAGACCGGCGCGGGCAAGACCATGGTCGTCACCGCGCTCGGCCTGCTGCTCGGAGCGCGCGCCGACTCGGGCGCCGTGCGGCAGGGGAGCGAGCGCGCGGTCGTCGAGGGGCGCTGGATCATCGCCGCCGACGGCCCCGTGCCGGAGCGCGTGCGCGACGCCGGGGGAGACGTCGACCCGTTCGGCGACGGGACGCGCGGCGAGCTCATCGTCACGCGCCAGCTCTCGTCCGAGGGACGCAGCCGTGCGTCGGTCGGCGGCCGGGGTGCCCCCGCGGCGCTGCTGACCGAGATCGGCGAGCAGCTCGTCGTCGTGCACGGGCAGTCCGACCAGATGCGGCTGCGGTCGTCCACCGCCCAGCGGCAGGCGCTCGACCGGTTCGCCGGATCCGCGCTCGCGCCCGTGCTCGGCGAGTACCAGGAGGTGTTCCGCCGCTGGCAGTCCGCCCGCGCGGAGCTCGACCGCCTCGTCACGGAGCAGGACGCGCGCACGCGCGAGGCCGAGGAGCTGCGCACGGCCATCGACGCGATCGAGGCCGTCGCGCCCCAGCCGGGTGAGGACGAGGAGCTGCGCGAGCGCATCGACCGCCTCACGAACCTGGAGGACCTGCGGGCTGCGGCGTCCGCGGCCCACGAGCTCATGTCGTCCGAGGACGCGTCCGGCGAGATGGCCGACGCCGCGTCCGTGCTCGACACCGCGCACCGCCGCCTCGACCGGGTCGCCGCGCACGACCCGGGGCTCGCCGAGATCATCGAGTCGCTCGACAGCGCGCGGATCCTCGTGGCGGAGATCGCCGTGCAGCTCTCCGGCTACCTCGCGGGGCTCGACGCCGACGGCGCCCGCGAGCTCGAGACGCTGCAGGACCGCCGCGCCGAGCTCGCCGCCCTCACGCGCGCGCACGGCCCCACCGTGGAGGACGCGCTCGCGTTCCTCGACACCGGCAGCGCGCGCCTGCTCGAGCTCGATGGCGACACCGACCGGATCGACCTGCTGCGCGTCGAGGTGGAGCGCGACGAGCAGCTCGTCGGCGAGCTGGCGGCCCGCGTCACGGCCGTCCGCGAGGAGGCCGGCGTGAGGCTCGCCGCGGCCGTCACGACCGAGCTCGGCGCCCTCGCCATGGCCGACGCGTCCCTCGACGTGCGCGTGTCCCCGCGCGAGGAGCCCGCGCTGTCGGGCGCCGACCGGGTCGAGATCCTGCTGCGGCCGCACGCCGGCGCCGAGGCGCGTCCGCTCGGGCGCGGGGCGTCCGGCGGCGAGCTGTCGCGCGTGATGCTCGCCATCGAGGTCGTGGTGGCCGGCGACGACCCCGTGCCCACGTTCGTGTTCGACGAGGTCGACGCGGGAGTCGGCGGCGCGGCGGCGATCGAGATCGGCCGGCGGCTGGCGCGGCTGGCGGAGCGCGCCCAGGTCATCGTCGTCACGCACCTCGCGCAGGTCGCCGCGTTCTCGACCAACCACCTGCGCGTCGTCAAGGGCGGCGACGGGCAGGTCACGGCGTCGAGCGTCACGCAGCTCGAGGGCGACGCGCGGATCCAGGAGATGGCGCGCCTGCTCTCCGGCCTGCCGGACAGCGAGAGCGGCCTGGCGCACGCGCGCGAGCTCGTGGAGACGGCGGCGTCCCTGCGCTGA
- a CDS encoding DNA-binding protein — MFVITADQKASRHDVDRAGTGRDDLAARYEGRLVLPVDRTSGDEVQALVADAATALDMVLLLTRAGHWSVGLGIGTVRTPLPRATREATGPAFIAARDAVTAAKRSATRFALATDPPTARADDGPAPELPGAAEVEALLTLLLLARDRRTPQGWDVVDRMQGGGTQREVAAELGITPQAVSTRLRTSGWRAERAAIPGLEALLAHLDAGATAAGEPAATRDGHRS; from the coding sequence ATGTTCGTCATCACGGCCGATCAGAAGGCGAGCCGACACGACGTCGATCGTGCCGGGACCGGGCGCGACGACCTCGCGGCGCGCTACGAGGGGCGTCTGGTGCTCCCGGTCGACCGCACGTCCGGCGACGAGGTGCAGGCGCTCGTCGCGGACGCGGCCACCGCGCTCGACATGGTGCTGCTGCTCACGCGCGCTGGGCACTGGAGCGTCGGGCTCGGCATCGGGACGGTGCGGACCCCGCTCCCCCGGGCGACGCGCGAGGCGACGGGGCCGGCGTTCATCGCCGCCCGCGACGCCGTCACCGCGGCGAAGCGGAGCGCGACGCGGTTCGCCCTCGCGACGGATCCGCCGACCGCGCGCGCCGATGACGGCCCCGCACCGGAGCTGCCCGGCGCCGCGGAGGTGGAGGCGCTCCTCACGCTGCTGCTGCTCGCGCGGGACCGCCGCACCCCGCAGGGCTGGGACGTCGTCGACCGCATGCAGGGCGGCGGGACGCAGCGCGAGGTGGCGGCCGAGCTCGGGATCACGCCGCAGGCGGTGAGCACGCGGCTGCGCACGAGCGGGTGGCGGGCCGAGCGCGCCGCGATCCCCGGGCTCGAGGCGCTGCTGGCGCACCTCGACGCGGGAGCGACGGCAGCCGGGGAACCCGCCGCGACGCGGGACGGGCACCGCTCGTGA
- a CDS encoding TlyA family RNA methyltransferase: MGDPGDGSASAAEPVAGEAVGGELRLDAALPALGLARSRTHAARLIADGLVTVDGRGVVKASFRVTPGSVVEVAGTDAYVSRGAHKLIGALDAFPEVLVAGRLALDVGASTGGFTQVLLERGARRVVALDVGHGQLDPLIREDPRVDVVEGFNVRDLTPESLAGVTPADLAGERPALVVGDLSFISLGLVLPAIARTIAEGADVVLLIKPQFEVGRTGIREGIVHDPGLRDDAVMRVLWAAWDQGLGTAGLVSSPIVGGAGNHEYLAWFSGRRGSNPTQWRSTSNEITGA; the protein is encoded by the coding sequence GTGGGTGACCCCGGCGACGGATCCGCGTCCGCTGCCGAGCCGGTTGCCGGCGAGGCCGTGGGCGGCGAGCTCCGCCTCGACGCCGCCCTGCCCGCCCTCGGCCTCGCGCGCTCGCGCACGCACGCCGCCCGGCTCATCGCCGACGGCCTCGTCACGGTCGACGGGCGCGGGGTCGTCAAGGCGTCCTTCCGCGTGACGCCCGGCTCCGTCGTCGAGGTCGCCGGGACCGACGCCTACGTCAGCCGCGGCGCCCACAAGCTCATCGGCGCGCTCGACGCCTTCCCCGAGGTCCTGGTCGCGGGGCGCCTGGCGCTCGACGTCGGCGCGTCCACCGGCGGCTTCACGCAGGTGCTGCTGGAGCGGGGCGCCCGGCGCGTCGTCGCGCTCGACGTGGGCCACGGGCAGCTGGATCCGCTCATCCGCGAGGATCCGCGCGTCGACGTCGTCGAGGGGTTCAACGTGCGCGACCTGACGCCGGAGTCCCTCGCCGGCGTGACGCCCGCGGATCTCGCGGGGGAGCGGCCCGCGCTCGTGGTCGGCGACCTCTCCTTCATCTCCCTGGGGCTCGTGCTGCCCGCGATCGCGCGCACGATCGCGGAGGGAGCCGACGTCGTGCTGCTGATCAAGCCGCAGTTCGAGGTGGGACGCACGGGGATCCGCGAGGGCATCGTGCACGACCCGGGGCTCCGCGACGACGCCGTCATGCGCGTGCTCTGGGCCGCGTGGGACCAGGGACTCGGCACGGCCGGCCTCGTCTCCTCCCCGATCGTCGGCGGCGCCGGGAACCACGAGTACCTCGCCTGGTTCAGCGGTCGTCGGGGGAGCAATCCGACACAATGGAGATCGACGTCGAACGAGATCACAGGAGCGTGA
- a CDS encoding CTP synthase encodes MADINSADTDPSSTDSSTSTTGTAKTTRHIFVTGGVVSSLGKGLTAASLGNLLTARGVRVVMQKLDPYLNVDPGTMNPFQHGEVFVTDDGAETDLDIGHYERFLDIELDQAANVTTGQIYSEVIAKERRGEYLGDTVQVIPHITDEIKRRMRLQSSDEPQPDVIITEIGGTVGDIESQPFIEAARQVRHELGRNNVFFVHVSLVPYMGASGEQKTKPTQHSVAALRSIGIQPDALVLRSDRPVSDSNKKKIALMCDVDEQAVVNAVDVPSIYDIPEMLHGQGLDSYIIDHLGLPAADAVDWSGWSDLLDAVHDPKHEVTVGLVGKYIDLPDAYLSVTEALRAGGFAHSARVKLRWVASDECETPEGAAKKLGDLDALCVPGGFGIRGIEGKLGALKFARDNKIPVLGLCLGLQCMVIEYARNEAGLDGASSSEFDPESEFPVIATMAEQVDIIAGGDLGGTMRLGLYEAALAEGSLAAELYGAPVSHERHRHRYEVNNQYRARIQDAGLVFSGTSPDGTLVEYVELPREVHPFYIGTQAHPELRSRPNRAHPLFAGLIRAALDRQAASTLFVEDDAEAVA; translated from the coding sequence GTGGCGGACATCAATTCAGCGGACACGGACCCGAGCTCGACGGACAGCAGCACCAGCACGACAGGCACGGCGAAGACGACCAGGCACATCTTCGTGACCGGCGGCGTCGTCTCCTCGCTCGGCAAGGGCCTCACGGCGGCCAGCCTGGGCAACCTCCTCACGGCGCGCGGAGTCCGCGTCGTCATGCAGAAGCTCGATCCCTACCTCAACGTGGATCCGGGCACCATGAACCCCTTCCAGCACGGCGAGGTCTTCGTGACCGACGACGGCGCGGAGACCGACCTCGACATCGGGCACTACGAGCGCTTCCTCGACATCGAGCTGGACCAGGCGGCCAACGTGACCACCGGCCAGATCTACTCGGAGGTCATCGCCAAGGAGCGCCGCGGCGAGTACCTCGGCGACACGGTGCAGGTCATCCCGCACATCACCGACGAGATCAAGCGCCGCATGCGCCTGCAGTCCTCCGACGAGCCGCAGCCCGACGTGATCATCACGGAGATCGGCGGCACGGTCGGCGACATCGAGAGCCAGCCGTTCATCGAGGCGGCGCGCCAGGTGCGCCACGAGCTCGGCCGCAACAACGTCTTCTTCGTGCACGTCTCGCTCGTGCCGTACATGGGCGCATCCGGCGAGCAGAAGACCAAGCCCACGCAGCACTCCGTGGCGGCGCTGCGCTCCATCGGGATCCAGCCGGACGCGCTCGTGCTCCGCAGCGACCGGCCCGTCTCCGACTCGAACAAGAAGAAGATCGCGCTCATGTGCGACGTGGACGAGCAGGCCGTCGTGAACGCTGTCGACGTGCCGAGCATCTACGACATCCCCGAGATGCTGCACGGGCAGGGCCTCGACAGCTACATCATCGACCACCTCGGCCTCCCCGCCGCGGACGCCGTGGACTGGTCCGGCTGGAGCGACCTGCTCGACGCCGTGCACGACCCGAAGCACGAGGTCACCGTCGGCCTCGTGGGCAAGTACATCGATCTTCCGGACGCGTACCTCTCGGTCACCGAGGCGCTGCGCGCGGGCGGGTTCGCCCACTCGGCGCGCGTGAAGCTGCGCTGGGTCGCGTCCGACGAGTGCGAGACGCCCGAGGGCGCCGCGAAGAAGCTGGGCGACCTCGACGCGCTGTGCGTGCCGGGCGGGTTCGGCATCCGCGGCATCGAGGGCAAGCTCGGCGCGCTGAAGTTCGCGCGCGACAACAAGATCCCCGTGCTCGGCCTGTGCCTCGGCCTGCAGTGCATGGTCATCGAGTACGCGCGCAACGAGGCCGGCCTCGACGGCGCGTCCTCCAGCGAGTTCGACCCGGAGAGCGAGTTCCCGGTCATAGCGACGATGGCCGAGCAGGTCGACATCATCGCGGGCGGCGACCTGGGCGGCACCATGCGCCTCGGCCTCTACGAGGCGGCGCTCGCGGAGGGATCCCTCGCGGCGGAGCTCTACGGCGCGCCCGTCTCGCACGAGCGCCACCGCCACCGCTACGAGGTCAACAACCAGTACCGCGCGCGCATCCAGGACGCCGGCCTCGTCTTCTCGGGCACCTCGCCCGACGGCACGCTCGTCGAGTACGTGGAGCTACCGCGCGAGGTGCACCCGTTCTACATCGGCACGCAGGCGCACCCGGAGCTCCGGTCGCGGCCGAACCGCGCGCACCCGCTGTTCGCCGGCCTGATCCGCGCCGCGCTCGACCGCCAGGCCGCCAGCACGCTGTTCGTCGAGGACGACGCCGAGGCGGTCGCGTGA
- the tyrS gene encoding tyrosine--tRNA ligase, which yields MPRWYRDRVTNADPDRFSAQRNDPSFEDVWEEIVWRGYVHVSTDQDALKELLSGPPIAYYCGFDPTAPSLHLGNLVQLLLMRRLQLAGHRPLGLVGGSTGLIGDPRPTAERTLNSPEVVAEWVGRIRAQVSAFLSPEGDNALRIVNNLDWTAPLTAIDFLREVGKHFRVGTMLKKDAVSARLNSDEGISYTEFSYQILQGLDFRELHRTYGCVLQTGGSDQWGNLTSGTDLIRRSERATAHAIGTPLITNSDGTKFGKSEGNAVWLDPELTSPYAFYQFWLNTDDADVIHRLRIFTFLDRARIDELTRAVESEPFRREAQRALAWEVTTLVHGVAATESAIAAAQALFGQGELTALDEPTLRAALGELPSAEIPVGTTVIQALIDTGLVSSAGEARRAITQGGVYVNNVAVGDAAAVVDDLLRGRFAVIRRGKKTLAGVTVS from the coding sequence ATGCCGCGCTGGTACCGTGATCGGGTGACGAACGCCGATCCCGACCGCTTCTCCGCCCAGCGCAACGACCCGTCCTTCGAGGACGTGTGGGAGGAGATCGTCTGGCGGGGGTACGTGCACGTCTCCACGGACCAGGACGCGCTGAAGGAGCTGCTGTCCGGTCCGCCCATCGCCTACTACTGCGGCTTCGACCCCACCGCGCCGAGCCTGCACCTCGGCAACCTCGTGCAGCTGCTCCTCATGCGGCGGCTCCAGCTGGCCGGGCACCGGCCGCTCGGCCTCGTGGGCGGGTCGACGGGGCTCATCGGCGACCCGCGACCGACGGCGGAGCGCACGCTCAACAGCCCGGAGGTCGTGGCGGAGTGGGTCGGCCGCATCCGGGCGCAGGTGTCCGCCTTCCTCAGCCCGGAGGGCGACAACGCCCTGCGCATCGTCAACAACCTGGACTGGACGGCGCCCCTGACCGCCATCGACTTCCTCCGGGAGGTGGGCAAGCACTTCCGGGTGGGCACCATGCTCAAGAAGGACGCCGTGAGCGCGCGCCTCAACTCCGACGAGGGCATCAGCTACACAGAGTTCAGCTACCAGATCCTGCAGGGGCTCGACTTCCGGGAGCTCCACCGCACGTACGGGTGCGTGCTGCAGACCGGCGGCAGCGACCAGTGGGGCAACCTCACCAGCGGCACCGACCTGATCCGGCGCAGCGAGCGGGCGACCGCTCACGCCATCGGCACGCCCCTCATCACCAACTCGGACGGCACCAAGTTCGGCAAGAGCGAGGGCAACGCGGTGTGGCTCGACCCCGAGCTCACGAGCCCGTACGCGTTCTACCAGTTCTGGCTCAACACCGACGACGCCGACGTGATCCACCGCCTGCGCATCTTCACGTTCCTGGACCGGGCGCGCATCGACGAGCTCACGCGCGCCGTGGAGTCCGAGCCGTTCCGGCGCGAGGCGCAGCGCGCGCTCGCGTGGGAGGTGACCACCCTGGTGCACGGGGTCGCGGCGACGGAGTCCGCGATCGCGGCTGCGCAGGCGCTCTTCGGCCAGGGCGAGCTGACCGCTCTCGACGAGCCCACGCTCCGCGCCGCGCTCGGGGAGCTGCCGTCGGCCGAGATCCCCGTCGGGACCACGGTGATCCAGGCCCTGATCGACACGGGTCTGGTCTCGAGCGCGGGGGAGGCCCGGCGCGCGATCACCCAGGGCGGGGTGTACGTGAACAACGTCGCCGTGGGCGACGCGGCAGCCGTCGTGGACGATCTCCTGCGCGGCCGATTCGCCGTGATCCGGCGGGGCAAGAAGACCCTCGCGGGCGTCACCGTCTCCTGA
- a CDS encoding HAD-IIA family hydrolase: MFARAAKGSAPLDGVDVILADLDGVVYAGPDSIPHAVDALNRAAGDGIRLGYITNNASRTDASVAEHLSSLGLTVAPEDVVTSPQAALRLLADRVPAGSTVLVVGGEGLVHELEKAGYVVTRSTDDEPAAVVQGFSPEVGWAQLAEAAFALADPDVVWVATNTDWTIPVARGIAPGNGTLVSAVHTAVGRLPVVAGKPETPIFDVARERFGAKRPVFLGDRLDTDILGATRAGMASVHVLTGIDRAKQLLAAEEDQRPTFILEHLGQLHEPYPETRFSQEGRVATVGKSSVRIAGDRVEVVKDGGSTIDTLRAACAVIWNSGRPIYGLDVQESLYVAAGAAGAGRA; this comes from the coding sequence ATGTTCGCTAGGGCAGCGAAGGGGAGCGCGCCGCTGGACGGCGTGGACGTGATCCTCGCTGATCTCGACGGCGTCGTGTACGCGGGTCCCGACAGCATCCCCCACGCCGTCGACGCGCTGAACCGCGCGGCGGGCGACGGCATCCGGCTCGGCTACATCACCAACAACGCCTCGCGCACCGACGCCTCGGTCGCAGAGCACCTCAGCTCGCTCGGGCTGACGGTCGCGCCCGAGGACGTCGTCACGTCGCCCCAGGCCGCGCTGCGCCTGCTCGCGGACCGCGTGCCCGCGGGATCCACGGTGCTGGTGGTCGGCGGCGAGGGCCTCGTGCACGAGCTCGAGAAGGCCGGCTACGTGGTCACGCGCTCCACCGATGACGAGCCGGCGGCGGTCGTGCAGGGCTTCTCGCCGGAGGTCGGTTGGGCCCAGCTGGCCGAGGCCGCGTTCGCGCTGGCCGACCCGGACGTCGTGTGGGTCGCGACCAACACCGACTGGACGATCCCCGTCGCGCGCGGCATCGCGCCCGGCAACGGCACGCTCGTCTCGGCCGTGCACACGGCGGTCGGGCGCCTGCCCGTCGTGGCGGGCAAGCCAGAGACGCCCATCTTCGACGTGGCGCGCGAGCGCTTCGGCGCGAAGCGTCCCGTGTTCCTCGGCGACCGGCTGGACACCGACATCCTCGGCGCGACGCGCGCCGGGATGGCGTCCGTGCACGTGCTCACCGGGATCGACCGGGCGAAGCAGCTCCTCGCCGCCGAGGAGGACCAGCGGCCGACCTTCATCCTCGAGCACCTCGGGCAGCTGCACGAGCCCTACCCGGAGACGCGGTTCTCGCAGGAGGGTCGCGTGGCGACGGTCGGGAAGTCCTCCGTGCGCATCGCGGGCGACCGCGTCGAGGTCGTGAAGGACGGCGGGTCCACCATCGATACGCTCCGCGCCGCCTGCGCCGTCATCTGGAACTCGGGCCGGCCGATCTACGGGCTGGACGTGCAGGAGTCCCTCTACGTCGCGGCCGGTGCCGCCGGCGCGGGCCGGGCGTAG